The proteins below come from a single Mya arenaria isolate MELC-2E11 chromosome 8, ASM2691426v1 genomic window:
- the LOC128243438 gene encoding dual specificity protein phosphatase 3-like, translated as MTYSQKLYHRVREYLITSTDDRLHGDNSSSGAAPTFWMFTLPQAPSNSYDEVYPGIFMGDMQLVRDKAHLKELGITHMVNCSQGKGPRETDTDARFYRDAGIKFHGMKAVDSPTFNMMPFFKAAVDFIDKALKSDGKVFVHCFKGVSRSATIVIAYLMLKCNMNILEAVRAVRPKRKIHPNDGFIRQLCFLNRDLYGGDD; from the exons ATGACTTACTCCCAGAAGCTCTACCATAGAGTCCGAGAGTACCTGATCACATCCACAGATGATCGTCTCCATGGCGACAACTCGTCCAGTGGGGCAGCCCCTACGTTCTGGATGTTCACGCTGCCCCAGGCTCCATCTAACAGCTATGATGAGGTTTATCCGGGTATATTCATGGGGGACAT GCAATTAGTGCGTGACAAGGCCCACCTTAAAGAGCTGGGTATCACTCACATGGTCAACTGTTCACAGGGTAAAGGACCACGGGAGACGGACACAGATGCCCGCTTCTACCGTGATGCTGGCATCAAGTTTCACGGCATGAAGGCTGTTGACTCACCCACGTTCAACATGATGCCTTTCTTTAAAGCTGCTGTAGACTTCATTGACAAGGCCTTAAAGTCTGATG GCAAAGTGTTTGTTCACTGTTTCAAAGGGGTAAGTAGATCGGCGACCATTGTTATTGCATATTTGATGCTGAAATGTAACATGAATATCCTGGAAGCTGTGCGCGCTGTACGGCCAAAACGGAAAATACACCCCAACGACGGCTTCATTCGTCAGCTGTGCTTTCTGAACAGAGATTTGTATGGCGGGGACGATTGA